Proteins encoded by one window of Dyella humicola:
- a CDS encoding glycoside hydrolase domain-containing protein: MHSVLEDVAGFFSQSGAVMGYRRGAWIMAGVLLGATSWVNAAAPVMPPSLRWDASTLGNHRYLVQVDAPAAAVHVVIPWRRRDAHPEQVAVIVTAPSGQPVSNVLRGNIDRASGELVFQAAQAGVYAIYYQPYISQGRSNYPTVTYATPKDGAEAAWSHNVGSGAQAWGKLPQARVLRYEAVDDFDAYTGMERAATPEERQALLTAHPSESLLLFPETRANPVRMFDAIPESWAQRGPGGALSEKALRGEYLSFQIGAWAARDNVDNLRVEFSDLVGAEGARIPASAFTSFNLGGVDVTGKPFSLHVDVPRGRVQPLWMGLDVPVSAKPGVYRGEVTIAADGMAAQKVPLLITVGEGQAVAHGDDDPFKLTRLRWLNSTLAQDDALVKPFTAISVKGSTLGMLGREVKLAASGLPAQITSAFDERMTGFAKQPTALLAAPMRLVVQDGTGEYALDASGVPTVQRDGPGKVHWQVAGSAGPLQGEVKASLEADGTLIYAIALTAKQATTLRDIRLEMPLNRDVAKYQLGLGRQGDRAPAEFDWQWNVQNNQDGAWIGTVNAGLAFHLRDEHYLRPLNTNFYHQQPLRMPVSWDNHGQGGIRLRSQPKAYLAEAFSGPRTMQAGETLRYDIVLRVTPFKTINPAEHFSERFFHKYGDLDAIKGDGANVVNIHHATPINPWINYPFLEASAMRAYVDAAHQRGMRVKIYDTVRELSDRAPEVPMLESLGHEVISAGKGGGFSWLQEHLDGDYIAAWHVPENRDAAVINAGQSRWHNYYIEGLDWLARNVGIDGLYLDDVAYDRTTMKRVRKVLEAHRPHPLIDLHSASQYNPRDGYINSALLYMELFPYIDRLWFGEEFDYEKTSPAYWLTEISGIPYGLMGEMLQNDGNPWRGMLFGMTNRLGWSPGSDPRGLWKLWDDVGITQADMIGWWVHDTPVKTNRDDVLATSYVRKGEKTLIALASWAPEKTEVKLNIDWRALGLSASKVNLVAPAVDGFQPQATFKPGDAIPVEPGKGWLLVIE, translated from the coding sequence GTGCATTCTGTGCTAGAGGACGTTGCCGGCTTCTTTTCGCAATCTGGGGCGGTAATGGGTTATCGGCGTGGTGCATGGATCATGGCGGGCGTGTTGCTGGGTGCAACGTCCTGGGTAAACGCGGCAGCGCCTGTGATGCCGCCATCGTTGCGTTGGGACGCATCGACGCTGGGCAATCATCGGTATCTGGTGCAAGTGGATGCGCCGGCTGCAGCGGTGCATGTGGTGATCCCCTGGCGTCGCCGCGACGCACACCCCGAACAGGTGGCCGTCATCGTCACCGCTCCGAGCGGCCAGCCGGTAAGCAATGTGCTGCGTGGAAACATCGACCGAGCCAGCGGCGAGCTGGTGTTTCAGGCGGCGCAGGCCGGTGTGTACGCGATCTATTACCAGCCCTACATCAGCCAAGGTCGCAGCAACTATCCCACGGTGACCTATGCGACGCCGAAGGATGGCGCCGAGGCTGCCTGGTCACACAACGTCGGTAGCGGCGCACAGGCCTGGGGCAAGCTGCCGCAAGCACGCGTGCTGCGTTACGAAGCCGTGGACGATTTCGATGCCTACACCGGGATGGAGCGAGCGGCCACGCCGGAGGAACGGCAGGCGCTACTGACAGCGCATCCGTCCGAGTCTTTGCTGTTGTTCCCGGAAACGCGGGCCAACCCGGTGCGCATGTTCGACGCCATTCCAGAAAGCTGGGCGCAGCGCGGACCGGGCGGCGCGTTGAGCGAGAAGGCGCTGCGCGGCGAATACCTGAGCTTTCAGATCGGCGCATGGGCTGCGCGCGACAACGTCGACAACCTGCGCGTCGAGTTCAGTGACCTGGTCGGCGCGGAAGGTGCGCGCATCCCCGCCAGTGCATTCACCAGTTTCAACCTCGGCGGTGTGGATGTCACCGGCAAGCCATTCTCGTTGCACGTCGACGTCCCACGGGGCCGAGTGCAGCCCTTGTGGATGGGGCTCGATGTGCCGGTTTCCGCCAAGCCGGGCGTATACCGTGGCGAAGTCACCATCGCGGCCGATGGCATGGCGGCGCAAAAAGTGCCGCTGCTGATCACGGTGGGCGAGGGCCAGGCGGTCGCGCATGGCGATGACGACCCATTCAAACTCACCCGCCTGCGCTGGCTCAATTCCACCTTGGCCCAGGACGATGCGCTGGTAAAGCCGTTCACTGCAATCAGCGTGAAAGGGTCGACGCTGGGCATGCTCGGGCGCGAGGTGAAACTGGCGGCCAGTGGCTTGCCGGCGCAGATCACCAGCGCCTTCGACGAGCGCATGACCGGCTTTGCGAAACAACCGACGGCGCTGCTGGCAGCTCCCATGCGCCTGGTGGTGCAGGACGGTACGGGCGAGTATGCGCTGGACGCATCCGGGGTACCCACGGTGCAGCGTGATGGCCCCGGCAAGGTGCACTGGCAGGTAGCGGGGAGTGCGGGGCCGCTGCAGGGTGAAGTGAAGGCCAGCCTTGAGGCGGATGGCACGCTGATCTATGCGATTGCCCTGACCGCGAAACAGGCCACCACGCTGCGTGATATCCGGCTGGAGATGCCGCTGAATCGCGACGTGGCCAAGTATCAGCTAGGCCTTGGCCGCCAGGGCGATCGCGCGCCTGCCGAGTTCGACTGGCAATGGAACGTACAGAACAACCAGGATGGCGCATGGATTGGCACGGTGAATGCCGGCCTGGCCTTCCATCTGCGCGACGAACACTACCTGCGCCCGCTCAATACCAATTTCTACCACCAGCAGCCGTTGCGCATGCCGGTGTCGTGGGACAACCACGGACAAGGCGGCATCCGCTTGCGCAGCCAGCCTAAGGCGTACCTGGCCGAGGCGTTCAGTGGTCCGCGCACGATGCAGGCGGGCGAGACCTTGCGCTACGACATCGTCCTGCGCGTGACACCGTTCAAGACGATCAACCCGGCCGAGCATTTCTCTGAACGATTCTTCCACAAGTACGGCGATCTCGATGCGATCAAGGGCGATGGTGCCAACGTGGTGAACATCCATCACGCCACGCCGATCAATCCCTGGATCAACTACCCGTTCCTCGAAGCCTCGGCAATGCGCGCATATGTCGATGCGGCTCACCAGCGCGGCATGCGCGTGAAGATCTACGACACCGTGCGCGAGCTTTCCGACCGCGCGCCCGAAGTTCCCATGCTGGAAAGCCTGGGCCATGAAGTGATCAGCGCGGGCAAGGGCGGCGGCTTCTCCTGGCTGCAGGAGCATCTGGACGGCGACTACATCGCGGCGTGGCACGTGCCGGAGAATCGCGATGCGGCGGTGATCAATGCGGGGCAGAGCCGTTGGCACAACTACTACATTGAGGGGCTGGACTGGCTTGCCCGCAATGTGGGCATCGATGGCTTGTACCTCGACGATGTCGCCTATGACCGCACCACCATGAAGCGCGTGCGCAAAGTGTTGGAAGCACACCGCCCCCATCCGCTGATCGACCTGCATTCGGCGAGCCAGTACAACCCGCGCGACGGCTATATCAACAGCGCGCTGCTCTACATGGAGCTGTTTCCGTACATCGACCGGCTGTGGTTCGGCGAGGAGTTCGACTACGAGAAGACCTCGCCCGCGTATTGGCTCACCGAGATCTCGGGCATTCCGTATGGCCTGATGGGCGAGATGCTGCAGAATGACGGCAACCCGTGGCGCGGCATGCTGTTCGGCATGACCAATCGGCTGGGCTGGTCGCCAGGCAGTGATCCCCGCGGGCTGTGGAAGCTGTGGGACGACGTGGGTATCACGCAGGCGGACATGATCGGCTGGTGGGTGCACGACACGCCGGTGAAAACGAATCGCGACGACGTGCTGGCGACCAGTTATGTGCGCAAGGGCGAGAAGACGCTGATCGCCCTGGCTTCGTGGGCGCCTGAAAAAACCGAAGTGAAGCTCAACATCGACTGGCGTGCGCTGGGTCTTTCGGCCAGCAAGGTCAACCTGGTGGCCCCAGCCGTCGACGGCTTCCAGCCGCAGGCGACGTTCAAGCCGGGTGATGCGATTCCCGTCGAGCCCGGCAAGGGCTGGCTGCTGGTCATCGAATGA
- a CDS encoding alpha/beta hydrolase: MGCARSLSWVVALVLFWATAASADGADAAPASAKSAPPVTRLVLDAPAFAPETIKVSVYLPPGYEATSSASIHYPVLYANDGQDMAAVGLQETLDKLYAEHAMQPVIVIAIDMLADRASGYGLSDRGEKRSLVGDSRIGPIGRRAYEYSDWVATQLVPYVDAHYRTQRSVRGRTALGWSLGGLNAFNLGWQYPDVFGRVGAFSPSFWLAGDRSSAQAVESSRLAQAMVNGSTPHRDLRFWFSVGAREETNDRNGNGIIDAVEDVQDLIGGYRAPDGSHLRGLRDLGYAVDMDYASHPSRGAAVAFYLLPDGEHNQATWKRMLPVFLTWAYGTGQP; this comes from the coding sequence ATGGGGTGCGCGCGTTCGCTCAGCTGGGTGGTTGCGCTGGTGCTGTTCTGGGCCACGGCTGCGAGCGCTGATGGTGCCGACGCGGCACCGGCATCCGCGAAGTCGGCGCCACCTGTCACCCGACTCGTGTTGGATGCGCCCGCGTTCGCGCCAGAAACGATCAAGGTGTCCGTCTATCTGCCGCCGGGCTATGAGGCGACGTCGTCGGCAAGCATCCACTACCCAGTGCTGTATGCGAACGACGGCCAGGACATGGCCGCGGTCGGTTTGCAGGAGACGCTGGACAAGCTGTATGCCGAGCATGCGATGCAGCCCGTCATCGTGATCGCGATCGACATGCTTGCCGACCGTGCGTCCGGTTACGGCCTGTCCGATCGCGGGGAGAAGCGAAGCCTGGTCGGTGATTCGCGTATCGGGCCGATCGGTCGTCGCGCCTACGAGTACTCCGATTGGGTCGCGACACAGTTGGTGCCCTATGTCGATGCGCATTACCGCACGCAGCGATCGGTACGCGGTCGAACCGCGCTGGGCTGGTCGCTGGGTGGCCTCAATGCGTTCAACCTGGGCTGGCAGTATCCCGACGTGTTCGGGCGTGTCGGAGCGTTCTCGCCATCGTTCTGGCTGGCGGGCGACCGCAGCAGCGCGCAGGCGGTCGAATCATCGCGTCTGGCGCAAGCCATGGTGAACGGCTCGACGCCGCATCGAGACTTGCGGTTCTGGTTCTCGGTGGGCGCGCGCGAGGAAACCAATGACCGCAATGGCAACGGCATCATCGATGCGGTCGAGGACGTACAGGATCTAATTGGCGGCTATCGTGCGCCCGACGGCTCGCACCTGCGCGGGCTGCGCGATCTTGGCTACGCGGTTGACATGGACTACGCCAGCCACCCATCGCGTGGTGCGGCCGTCGCTTTTTATCTGCTCCCCGATGGCGAACACAACCAGGCCACCTGGAAGCGCATGTTGCCGGTCTTCCTGACGTGGGCCTATGGCACCGGCCAGCCTTGA